A single region of the Pygocentrus nattereri isolate fPygNat1 chromosome 27, fPygNat1.pri, whole genome shotgun sequence genome encodes:
- the LOC108426934 gene encoding aurora kinase A and ninein-interacting protein isoform X1, with product MKTIEKKTTEVVPAAASEECGVWLDATELRAKKRQKRLVRPISKVLNPLARSGGYSMAVALSFTQTKMKMPATKQSTISAFFLPQSEVSKDTEERSSSLPSESSSTPLPEPHLGTKRKHAMTTDLQEANNKTSHTSQVHSQEIDADLESESVEICKDRKKEQHFFRLIWGYQSEEPEPAEKRRLPEDAAFENNTQTLKESNQATFHRCRMMDEIQDKPETLHYNVQVQQDSVHQDSPCNQLHRSSFRANSSGSSASLSAEDVQWQENLRACAVMHRNTCQKPVLTTRSGAEKHTAKHSQNPHKELEISVQKQNYTQRSHVKRKDKENIGPTSPTRDTGVPPVNRLPSPSPVKCFSNFEKPSVFERVKLYQSAKKSLENEQDSFAMLFTQDSEGFRVIANSSQQTRCALKDRTNSTEDRENWNLPPVKCLEMEEDSQVEPEVLFTQDSQGNLVIRH from the exons ATGAAAACCATCGAGAAAAAGACGACTGAAGTCGTCCCAGCAGCAGCTTCAGAGGAGTGCGGCGTGTGGCTCGACGCCACCGAGTTACGAGCAAAGAAGAGACAG AAACGACTTGTGCGGCCGATATCCAAAGTACTGAATCCACTGGCTCGGTCAGGTGGTTACAGCATGGCAGTAGCACTGAGCTTCACCCAGACCAAGATGAAGATGCCTGCCACAAAGCAGAGCACCATATCGGCATTCTTTCTgccgcagagtgaagtgagtaAAG ATACGGAAGAACGTAGTTCTTCTCTTCCCTCAGAGAGTTCCTCTACTCCGCTTCCTGAGCCACATCTGGGGACCAAACGAAAGCATGCGATGACCACAGACTTGCAGGAGGCAAATAATAAGACCAGTCACACCTCTCAGGTACACTCACAGGAGATTGATGCGGATTTAGAGAGCGAGTCAGTTGAAATCTGTAAAGACCGGAAGAAAGAGCAACATTTTTTCCGTTTGATTTGGGGATATCAGTCAGAGGAGCCTGAGCCAGCAGAAAAGAGAAGACTTCCTGAAGATGCTGCTTTtgaaaacaacacacaaacactaaaggaAAGCAACCAAGCCACGTTTCACAGATGTAGAATGATGGATGAGATTCAAGATAAGCCAGAAACTTTGCATTACAATGTTCAGGTACAGCAAGATTCAGTGCATCAGGATTCTCCTTGTAATCAGTTGCATAGGAGCAGTTTTAGGGCGAACAGCAGTGGTtcttcagcttctctttctgCAGAGGATGTACAGTGGCAGGAAAACCTAAGGGCCTGTGCTGTAATGCACAGGAACACTTGTCAGAAGCCTGTTTTAACTACAAGATCAGGCgcagagaaacacacagcaaAACATAGCCAGAATCCTCATAAAGAGCTGGAGATTTCTGTGCAGAAGCAAAATTATACTCAGAGGTCACATGTGAAGAGAAAGGATAAAGAGAATATTGGACCCACATCACCCACACGTGATACTGGAGTTCCACCTGTTAACCGGCTGCCGTCTCCCAGCCCAGTCAAGTGCTTTTCAAATTTCGAAAAGCCAAGTGTCTTTGAAAGGGTGAAGCTTTACCAGTCAGCCAAGAAGTCTTTAGAGAACGAGCAAGACTCTTTTGCCATGTTATTCACTCAAGACTCGGAAGGTTTTCGGGTGATTGCCAATAGCAGCCAACAGACTAGATGTGCGCTGAAGGACCGAACCAACTCAACTGAAGACCGAGAAAACTGGAACCTACCACCCGTAAAGTGTCTGGAAATGGAGGAGGACTCACAGGTAGAGCCAGAGGTGCTTTTCACACAGGACTCGCAAGGAAACCTGGTCATCAGACACTGA
- the LOC108426934 gene encoding uncharacterized protein LOC108426934 isoform X2, whose product MAVALSFTQTKMKMPATKQSTISAFFLPQSEVSKDTEERSSSLPSESSSTPLPEPHLGTKRKHAMTTDLQEANNKTSHTSQVHSQEIDADLESESVEICKDRKKEQHFFRLIWGYQSEEPEPAEKRRLPEDAAFENNTQTLKESNQATFHRCRMMDEIQDKPETLHYNVQVQQDSVHQDSPCNQLHRSSFRANSSGSSASLSAEDVQWQENLRACAVMHRNTCQKPVLTTRSGAEKHTAKHSQNPHKELEISVQKQNYTQRSHVKRKDKENIGPTSPTRDTGVPPVNRLPSPSPVKCFSNFEKPSVFERVKLYQSAKKSLENEQDSFAMLFTQDSEGFRVIANSSQQTRCALKDRTNSTEDRENWNLPPVKCLEMEEDSQVEPEVLFTQDSQGNLVIRH is encoded by the exons ATGGCAGTAGCACTGAGCTTCACCCAGACCAAGATGAAGATGCCTGCCACAAAGCAGAGCACCATATCGGCATTCTTTCTgccgcagagtgaagtgagtaAAG ATACGGAAGAACGTAGTTCTTCTCTTCCCTCAGAGAGTTCCTCTACTCCGCTTCCTGAGCCACATCTGGGGACCAAACGAAAGCATGCGATGACCACAGACTTGCAGGAGGCAAATAATAAGACCAGTCACACCTCTCAGGTACACTCACAGGAGATTGATGCGGATTTAGAGAGCGAGTCAGTTGAAATCTGTAAAGACCGGAAGAAAGAGCAACATTTTTTCCGTTTGATTTGGGGATATCAGTCAGAGGAGCCTGAGCCAGCAGAAAAGAGAAGACTTCCTGAAGATGCTGCTTTtgaaaacaacacacaaacactaaaggaAAGCAACCAAGCCACGTTTCACAGATGTAGAATGATGGATGAGATTCAAGATAAGCCAGAAACTTTGCATTACAATGTTCAGGTACAGCAAGATTCAGTGCATCAGGATTCTCCTTGTAATCAGTTGCATAGGAGCAGTTTTAGGGCGAACAGCAGTGGTtcttcagcttctctttctgCAGAGGATGTACAGTGGCAGGAAAACCTAAGGGCCTGTGCTGTAATGCACAGGAACACTTGTCAGAAGCCTGTTTTAACTACAAGATCAGGCgcagagaaacacacagcaaAACATAGCCAGAATCCTCATAAAGAGCTGGAGATTTCTGTGCAGAAGCAAAATTATACTCAGAGGTCACATGTGAAGAGAAAGGATAAAGAGAATATTGGACCCACATCACCCACACGTGATACTGGAGTTCCACCTGTTAACCGGCTGCCGTCTCCCAGCCCAGTCAAGTGCTTTTCAAATTTCGAAAAGCCAAGTGTCTTTGAAAGGGTGAAGCTTTACCAGTCAGCCAAGAAGTCTTTAGAGAACGAGCAAGACTCTTTTGCCATGTTATTCACTCAAGACTCGGAAGGTTTTCGGGTGATTGCCAATAGCAGCCAACAGACTAGATGTGCGCTGAAGGACCGAACCAACTCAACTGAAGACCGAGAAAACTGGAACCTACCACCCGTAAAGTGTCTGGAAATGGAGGAGGACTCACAGGTAGAGCCAGAGGTGCTTTTCACACAGGACTCGCAAGGAAACCTGGTCATCAGACACTGA
- the vps28 gene encoding vacuolar protein sorting-associated protein 28 homolog — MFHGIPASGGMGGAPANKPELYEEVKLYKNAREREKYDNMAELFAVVKTLQALEKAYIKDCVTPNEYTGACSRLLVQYKAAFRQVQASDVGSIDDFCRKYRLDCPLAMERIKDDRPITIKDDKGNLNRCIADIVSLFITVMDKLRLEIRAMDEIQPDLRELMETMNRMSNMPPDSEAKDKVNLWLTTLSSMSASDELDDSQVRQMLFDLESAYNAFNRFLHSS; from the exons ATGTTCCATGGAATACCTGCTTCAGGAGGGATGGGAGGTG CTCCAGCCAATAAGCCAGAATTGTATGAG GAGGTGAAGCTTTATAAAaatgcaagagaaagagaaaa GTATGACAACATGGCAGAACTGTTTGCTGTGGTAAAGACGCTCCAAGCCTTAGAAAAAGCTTACATTAAGGACTGTGTAACACCCAATGA ATACACAGGTGCCTGCTCAAGATTGCTTGTCCAGTACAAGGCTGCTTTCAGACAGGTCCAGGCATCAGACGTTGGCTCCATCGATGACTTCTGTAGGAAATACAGG CTTGACTGTCCACTGGCAATGGAGAGAATCAAAGATGACCGCCCCATTACTATAAAGGATGACAAAGGCAACCTGAATCGCTGCATTGCAGATATCGTATCT CTCTTCATCACAGTGATGGACAAACTGAGACTGGAGATTCGAGCCATGGATGAG ATTCAGCCAGATCTTAGGGAGCTGATGGAGACCATGAACAGGATGAGCAATATGCCACCAGATTCAGAGGCTAAAGACAAGGTCAACCTCTG GTTGACCACTCTGAGCAGCATGTCTGCTTCTGACGAGCTGGATGACTCTCAGGTTCGTCAGATGCTGTTTGACCTGGAGTCTGCCTACAATGCCTTCAACCGGTTCCTACACTCCTCCTAA